In one Brassica oleracea var. oleracea cultivar TO1000 chromosome C9, BOL, whole genome shotgun sequence genomic region, the following are encoded:
- the LOC106316698 gene encoding CRIB domain-containing protein RIC9-like, giving the protein MSTRFKGIYQKSFKCFSDISDEKDEEMDIGYPTDVRHVSHIGWDSSSSSAPSWLREFKTSNNVFEPNSSWPFTDLKSAMEAFGEVESSKELGKESTKQYQKKKLSSKASKLCNPWSPRFSRSSKVIT; this is encoded by the exons ATGTCAACAAGATTCAAAGGGATTTATCAGAAGAGCTTCAAGTGTTTCTCCGACATTTCGG ATGAGAAGGATGAGGAGATGGATATAGGTTATCCTACAGATGTTCGACACGTGTCACATATCGGTTGGGATAGTTCATCGAGTAGTGCACCGAGTTGG CTACGTGAATTCAAGACGAGCAACAACGTTTTTGAGCCAAATTCATCGTGGCCGTTTACAG ATTTGAAATCAGCCATGGAAGCATTTGGAGAAGTTGAAAGCAGCAAAGAATTGGGGAAAGAATCAACGAAACAATACCAGAAGAAGAAGCTCTCTTCAAAAGCCTCTAAGTTGTGTAATCCATGGTCACCAAGATTCTCAAGATCAAGCAAGGTCATTACTTGA